GAAGACCAACAGGAACGCAACCGCCAGAAGGAGCGCCAGGATGTGTCGGTTTTCTCAACATCACGAAAGAATTTCTCGATGAGCGCGGCGGTCAACTATCGCCGGGGCGAGCATATCCTGTTCGACGATCATGTCCGGTATGAGGTGTCGTTTCCAAGTCCGACCGATCCGGCCGTCAAAGCCGCCTATGCCAAGATCGCGCGGACCAATAACGGGCCGGTGCCGCACCCTGACTTCAAGGGTTGGTGGGTTTGCCTCGATTATGCGCGCGTCGCGGGCGGCATCGAGGATGGCGCCGTGGCGATGCGGATCCACTACGGCCGCGACAATCTCGCCAACCCGACCCTGTTGGGCACGTTGTGCTGGCGCGAGGAATGGCAGGAGAAGACCTACGGGGTCGCCATGGCGCTTCATGGGTTCGGCGTCTTGACCGGCAAAATTGCTATTCCCGACGTGCCGGCCGCGCCTCTCCTCCCGAAGACCATCCCGGCGCTCACGACATTTCTGTCGCTGGAGACCGGGCACCTGACGTCCGCGCAAACTAAAGCGCTGCCCCGGATGTTGTATGAAATGTGCGGTGCGCTGATGGACGAGGTGCCTCCCCTCTGCGGCGTGGTTTTGCCGCCTCTGCCTCCCATCCCTCTTGCGCCGGTGAAAAACGACCTGCACTGATCGCCCCAACCCGAGTTTTCTCCATCAAGGATATCGCGCTGATGCCACCCAAAAAGACCAAGCCGACGCCGGCAAAGCCCGCCCGCCGTGAACGGCGCGTCTATACCGACGAAGAGTTGGAGCAAGCTGCCGAAGCGTATTGGACGCCCGAGCGGTCCGCCGCCTACGAGGCCGCGCAGGACGATGACGACGCCATGCCGGAACTGACCAAAGATCTCGACGCCATGCGCCCGCAGACCGAGCGGCTCGTTGTGGCGCTGATCAGGACCTATGCCGCCGACTACAAAGGCGTCGCGCTTGGGGTATGGCCGCCCTTTGATCCTGGGATGCCGGTCACCGACACGATTGTGCTGGGGCGCGGCTGGGTCGTCCAGGTCAGCTACGATCCCAACGATCCGACGCTCCTTGTGGCGGTCGAGGCGACGTCGGCCAAAATTTCCGACGACGTCTCGCTCGAGATTGTCTGCGACGAGTATGAAGACGAAGGCTTCGATTCCTTCGTCAAAACCTTTCCGCTGACGCCCAAGGATCGCACGCGCCTGTTCGGCTATCTCAAGCGGAACTACGGACGCGCCCCCGAAGCGGTCGAGGGCGAGGACGAGGATGGGGACGATCAACCCGAGCCGGACACCATCGTCCCGCTGCGCCGCCCGTCATAGCGCGCCGCGAGAGCGGCCACGCGCCTCAGCGCCCGCGCGGTCGCTCCATCGGGTTGGGGGGCGTGGGCGCTGCGCAGTTCGGCGGTAAAGGCCGCGAGCGTCAGCACGAACGGGGCGAGTTGGGGAGCGATCTCGGCCACGCCCGTCATCACCACGCGGCTATGAACGAAGATATCCGCCTCGATGTCGCGTACTGCTTCGTAGACAGCGGCGCAATGCACGGCATTCTGGCGAAGCGGGCTGTAGATCCGGCGCGGGGGCGCATCCTCCGGATCGCCGGCAAAGACCTGTCGCCAGTGATCGTCCTGGCTGTGGCCGACGATCCGGCCGCTCAGGCGCTTGGTTTCCACCACCAGAAGCCCGGCGCTCGTCGCCACCAGATGATCGATCTGCGCTGTGTGCGACGCGCCGCGCGGCAGCATGAGGTCATGCAGGGCAGGCAGGTTGGACTGTTCGATCGCCGCCCGCACCTCGTCCTCGCCACGGCGGCCCTGCATTTCGGCACGCAGCGCCTTGAGGACGGCGTGCTCGGCGTCGCTGCATAGCCGCCGCGAGGCCGTCCCGGGTGCGCGCCGGCGCAACCTCATGACACCTCTCCTCCTTCCGCTTGCCCTGAGGCGATCGCCTGTGCTGCGCGGCGTTTCGAGTGGGCAATGCGCTGACGCTCGCGCACCAGTTCGCGATTGCGCTCGTAGTAGCGCCGGTGCTTCGATTCCTTTGACTGGAAGACGGGTTCGCAGCGGTCGCGTTTGTGAGGTGAGCCGTTCTCCGCAAAAACCACCTGATCTGGCGTCAGAGTCTGCGATGCCGGTTTATAGGTGCGTTTTTCGCAGGGTTTTTCCGGCTTTGTGTCTTGATCGTCTCGTCCGCGTTTCGGCATGCCTGTTCTCCTTTCAGGATAAAGCCAGTCTCGAAGGTCAACATGCGACCGCAAAGCGTCTCACCTGAAGTTGTTAGGTTTTTTCGGCGAATCCATGTCGTGACGTGGTCCGTCGCATGATTGGGTGCTTGGCTGGCTTTTCCACATCGAGAGGGAACGCGCGATGATTTTGCGTCATGTCTCTGGCCGCGTCGCCGGTGATAGCGGGGTCATACCATGCATTACCTGACGGGCGGTCTCCCGCTGATCGCCGTGTTGGTGGCCCTGTTCGCCGTCACCGCATTTTTGCTCAGCCGCAAGGCGGCAGAAAGCGCGTGTTACCGGGCCCGTCCGCTGCTTTCCGAATGGGAGAGACGGGTGCTCTCCGAGCTGCGCCACCAGCTTCCGGCCCACCTTCATCTTTGCCCGCAGGTGCGTCTGGGCGATGCATTCCGCACCACGGGAGGCGGCAAAGAAAGGCAAAGCGCCTTTTGGCGCATCGCCTCCAAGAGCGCTGATTTCATGCTGGTCGATCTTCGCAACGGCCATATCCTCCTGGGTATCGAACTGAACGACCGCACCCATCGGCGGCCCGACCGGCAGAGGCGCGATGCTCTCGTGGCTCTCGCCTTCGAGCAGGCCGGCATCCCCCTGTTATGTGTTTCGCCTTTCCAGCCGATCGACATCACTCCCTACCTGCGGTGACGACGCGCCGCCGCCGTTCTTCGTCGGGGCAAGGAGATGCTGCATGACGATGCCCATCCTGACCGGTTGCGCGTTCCATCAAGATCTAAGCCGTGCCAAGCGGCATCGCTGCCGACAGCCCGGTGATCATCGCCGATCGCGCCGCGCAAAATTTATGACGCCCTCGCCCTCGATGCACCGGATATCGAACGGCCGGCGGAATGCGAATGGCGGGCTGCTCTGCGCTTCAACATGATGGAGCATCGCGCCGCACTGAACATCGTCGCACGATGGGACGTGATAGATTTTTTCGAAGCGCTGCGATTATTATCCCACCGTCGCATGATACTTCGCTCTGCTTCCTTCCTGACTTGAGAAGGAATGCCGGAATGGCCCAGCAGCTCGATCTCTTCGGTTACGTCAAACCGCGTAAGCCCCGGCGCATTCTCGCCCACGCCGTCGATGTCGGCGACCATGGCGGCACGTACGGTCCCGGCATGACCATGATCGCCTTTTTCAGCTGCAAACGTTGCGGCTGGTGCTCCCCTTGGCAGGAATGCCGCAACATGACCACCGTCAAGCGCGGCATCGCTTGTCTGACCTGCAACGACGTGCAGCAGACGGCTGGAAAGGCAAGGGTTGAATTGACGGTTCAACAAGTGGCGGATCATAGAGAAAAATCGCCTTCACAGCCTCCTTATTTTTCCACGCCATAGAGCGGACAGCGAAGCACCCGTCAAATGACCGAGCAGTCCAGCGAGGAGGAAAAGAGCCGCCCGTCGAAACTTTCTGTCTCCCGTCGACCGACAATCTGCTTGTTCGGCGGGCGCGGCATACTGGTAATCGCGCACCCGACGTTCACCTGGCTCCTTTTGAAGGTCGCCATCCTGATCGTTTACAGCGATTTCGAACGAGGCGATCTCTTGACACTTATTTTCTAAAACGTTCCGGTGGCGCTTCTGTAGAGGCGCTGTCGATTGTCGGTCCCGATCGTCGTCGCACATCTGACGTGCTATGGCGCAAATTTCTTTGTGTCGCTCCGCTGGCACCATGAGGTTGACCCTTTTGAAGCCAAGCTCTTCGACGCGCCGAAGATAGGCTTTCTGACGTTCTTTTGCTGGCGTGCCCATCGTTTACTCTCCTACTGACGTCGTCTCATGCCGACCTCATCCTTTCGCGGAGGAATTCTCCACTAGGCGCATCGTGTCTGGATAGTGACCATGTTCGGCGCGATAAATCTCCGCTTCGACGTGCACCCGCGCGGACGCGATGCGCCAGAGCAGTCTCGCGTTCTCCGCTACCTCGTTTGCCGGTAGCACCCATAATTGCGCGAGCGTCTCTTTGAGCCAGAGCGGTATTTCAAAATCGGCGAGACGTTCCATCACCTCGCTGGGCGGGCAGATCGCGATGCAGGGACATCTGAAAAAACGTCGCACCATGTAGCTTGTGCCGTTCCCAACGTCCTGCCAATTCCAGAAGCCGCCAACGCCATCGCAGCGGCGGCATGTGGCATCGGGCGTCAAAAGTCGCGTCTCGATCCGTTCTTCGCAAACGTCAGGCGCCAAAGATGATGTCGGCATACTCTTTCCCCGGGCTTGGCGGAACGCTCGTTTCACGATGAAACGCCCCTCTTTTGCTTGGCCTAACGTCATCAAAGAATCATGCGACCGAAAAACAGGTCACAAAAAAAATTATCGGCTTGTTGTGCGATGTGGCTGTTTTACCGTCCACCAATATCGCGCTCGTCAGTCGAAGGTAGGACGAATAATAGAAAGGGATCGGAATAACGAAACGCGCCACAGCCGCCCGGCCGCCGCAATGGTGAAGCCGCTGCGCGGCCGCGCCACGGCGCGCCATTGCCCCAGCCGGCCGACCGTGCCCTCGCGAAAGACATCAGGGAGCAGAAATCAAAAGGAGATCCCGCATGTCTTACGAACAACTGGCCGATCGCGAATGGGCGCGTGAGGCAGGGCGTTGCAACCCGGACAGCGCCCGGGTGCTGAGCGACCGCGACGTCTGGTACCCCAACCCATTCTATGCCGGACCCCGTGTCCCGCATCCGGAGGACGCCGCCGCCCCCGACTTCATCGAAGAGTATGGCATCGAGGCCTGGCGTGCGCACGTCTCCAGGCCAGCGCCCGTCCCGCCAGCCGACGATATCGACTGGGACGCGCTCATCCCGTTCTGAGCTCCAACCTCACCGCGTCCATCCCGCTTCAAGGAGTCCGATCATGTCCGCACCCCTCTATCTGCATCTGCGCTCCGACGTCGACATGGAAGACGACGACGCCCTCGATTACGGCTTCACCCACCGCGATCCCACCACCGGCCAGCTTTTGGTGCTCCGCACCCTTCGCCGCCGGCTCGGTCAGGAGCCTTATGACGGGGCCGCCGTCACCCTTCCGCGTCCCTGACCGCGATCACGCGGTCGGGCTCCAATCCCACCGCGCGGCCGGTAGTTTGTTTCTGTGTCATTATGCCTGATTTTAGGTAATCCGATCTGCCCGTTTCCTATTTCCGGGACGTCATGAGCGCGGACAACAGGCAGATCGCCATCAAAATCTGACATCCCACCATCCCATCGAACCCGACCGCCGCAAGACCCTCTGGAAAATCCGAGTTTAGCTTCGGCGCAACGTAACAGAATACGCATACCACAAGCGCCACCAGTAAGATCGGCAAGGCGCGGCATAAACGACCGTAGCGATGTCTCATGATCTTTCTTCATCGACCCATGCCGGATGTTCATCGTTTCAACATCCTTCCGCATCGGTGAGTCTGTCGTTTCATCATGCGACGGAAAATATCCTCGTCCACGACGGTGCGCTTTCTCCTCATGAATATTCCGGCTCTGGCTCTGGCTCTGGCGGCGGTGGTTCGTGGCTTCCTTTTTTCCGCGCGTCCGTCTCTTCCGGCCAAGCTGCTGGCCAATACGGGCCGCCCTCCGGGTTCGGTCGCTCAGGTTCACTAGGCGGCAAAGCCGCCAAGTTCACGCGAGCCCCTACGGGTCTCGCCCCTTTCGGGCTTAGGCTCCCCGGCATCCTTTCTATACTTGTATAGATCGATTTGGACGCAAGTAATAAAGGGCAATCGGAAAAGGAAGCGAGAACTAATACAGCAGTCAATAACAATTAATTCTTGTTTTTTGGCGGTTTTCTGCGCTTTTTTCTTGCATTATGAGCGGTTTTGTCGTATCAATAAGGTGTTGAGAGGGAATAACCCGAAACAACAAAGCGCCCCGATCCAGTGCGGGAACACTGAAACGGGGCTGACGTCAGACAGGAGTTACCGTCATGTCAAACGCTGATACCGCTATCGCTCAAGCCCACACCGCCGCGCAAGAGCAAAAAGCCAACAAGGCCGCCGCCAGCAAGGCACGCGCCCGCCGCTTCGCCGAAACCGTGCAGCGCAAAGACGTTGCGCCCGTCATCACGGTGGAAGCCGTCAAGGCCCTGATCCCTACCGACGCCCAGATGGCCGCTATCGCCCGTTCCTTCGCCATCGACGAGGTGGACACCGACGAAATTTTCGGCGCTGGCTACAATGCCGTCATGGACGAAATCAAGGTGCTGGAACCCGCCCTCGTCGTTTCCATCGACGGTGAAAAGAACTTCCGCGCGTTGGAAATGCACATGCAGCGCATCGTCGGCGCGCGCGTCGCCTCCGCCTACGGACAGGCCCAGTTCTACGAAACCAAGCGCCAAGCCGCCCGCGAACTCTCCTCCGCCCACGCCAACGACAGCCGCGACGAGGACCGCATGGGCATCGACGGTCTCGCCAACCGCGCCGCCTTCGCCCGCGAATTCGCCGCCCAACTCGGCATGAAAGCCTATGCCCTCGCCGCTCTCGCCGAAGGAGCCGCCAAGGCTTACGCCGAATATTTCGGCACCGAATGGAAGCCCTACGCCAAAGGCAACGCCCGCACCCTCAACCAGCAGGCCGCCGCCGCACAAATCGACGCTCTCGGTTTCTAACCGACAGGGCAGGGCGCAAGCCCTGCCTACACGCACCGCCTATCCCTTTCGCCCCAACGGAGGCTGCCTTGTATGAAACGCTTTCACCGCTTCGCCGCCCGTTTCGGACGTAAACTCCGCAACCTGATCCCGCCGCCCGCAACCGACAAGCACCGCGAGGATCGGCTCAAGGCCATCGCCGGAGTGTTCCAAAATATCGCCCTTGCCGTCTGGGGTATCGGCATCCTCACCCCTATCTTTACCGCCGTC
This window of the Kozakia baliensis genome carries:
- a CDS encoding nuclease-related domain-containing protein; amino-acid sequence: MRLRRRAPGTASRRLCSDAEHAVLKALRAEMQGRRGEDEVRAAIEQSNLPALHDLMLPRGASHTAQIDHLVATSAGLLVVETKRLSGRIVGHSQDDHWRQVFAGDPEDAPPRRIYSPLRQNAVHCAAVYEAVRDIEADIFVHSRVVMTGVAEIAPQLAPFVLTLAAFTAELRSAHAPQPDGATARALRRVAALAARYDGRRSGTMVSGSG
- a CDS encoding DUF2726 domain-containing protein; translation: MHYLTGGLPLIAVLVALFAVTAFLLSRKAAESACYRARPLLSEWERRVLSELRHQLPAHLHLCPQVRLGDAFRTTGGGKERQSAFWRIASKSADFMLVDLRNGHILLGIELNDRTHRRPDRQRRDALVALAFEQAGIPLLCVSPFQPIDITPYLR